One genomic segment of Vulpes lagopus strain Blue_001 chromosome 9, ASM1834538v1, whole genome shotgun sequence includes these proteins:
- the WDR97 gene encoding WD repeat-containing protein 97 isoform X5, which translates to METEVSDASDSQLLDQDLYDTDSYDVPDPGLLKERNDSFPEPAPPLFTSSSRLQNMTPRARARQLWLLLRAGLRDFVEKEKRDELCVARLTHGLELLRHLKVAAELCWVAQDPVGRRFVVLDGAGYLHLHRENGWAYEKLQAPAVLTGLVAVPGPLGAVSRFVGWGPEGLAILRPDFSLLWLSKPGVGGMPDHQPICCLPVPSLGLLLVALAGGSLALWKFRSGGRRLVLWGSPLRLPPSSAGTLTRLVLGPLSSHQVPCCFAAYGSAVLIFDLHTWALVDVRRDLHKITISDLAYCLEVDAVVTASRDSTVKVWETDWRLRMVFMGHTGPVTAVAVLPNSSLVLSASQDGTLRTWDLQAAAQVGEVALSGWARGAAAPRVDRLLAPAGPGCPVLSLSARGVALWRPRELYAPLARLPAPVLLVQVAPALPAAPRAPLPARLVCACADGSVHLLAAATGRPVSALLLGAAEPAAALLYCLPREALWLLTRAGHLLCASAARRPMRLRLRLRPPPAPAPRPCCLHLYSHLADPRSALAAWEAVRRRGGELPPGRLAGAWDDKNRYLPVLGHTDGTLSVLEWRHAKTVFHTAAHSPGPVTAIASTWNSVVSSGGDLTVKMWRVYPYAEESLSLLRTFSCWHPVVVLCALGKRVTVGFEDPDTATYGLVQFGLGNSPRCDHRPQDDHTDHITGLCCCPTLKLYASSSLDCTVRIWTAENRLLRWAGAGRAEGGVGACGPLAGVSYLHPHQSLAAWGRGCPCPGFLLGGAGQTLALHAPRLLKLDSPPQALAFCSNSGDLVLALGSRLCLVSHRLYLPTSYLVKKLCQNVPEVLDDPPLPLTSQESLTSAQLQRLAKLHGAASLSTDLSFIHHQTGTPQQPVLEEDLEALVTRDQDLQQLRLGLVVPAAQPPLSWQQQQEAFDNYLRLVYGPGFLGVPSGRESQQESTVTLIVERETWDVCTLPRAASSVRQAGVCAEAPTVPAAHSLQDLGAVGQHLAHPPRVPMPTPHTHRGVHSRASQLLARSSLSSSLGLSLDLQLQLERLPGEKRVGPGPLTPNLQHRVPLLTKRRPRELLSNLRGFFPAAIEHYKNLQTPIRFPGSVPNSVVLQHMWLPGEVSGLGALAQISSRGRHKARRSLDDVWLPRRIRRRQARYHQKLIQWLGEEEEKEDEEEEERNLDWASDYLSAEEQLSELEELEAQAPENLALQLRQRAGARTDASSRRFSYPYGRSLWKQRYGHLPRFLHFFVVQNWFQKLFPVFTLEVRGLGRRGGPGWWGRWGVQGAGRQRAVPAGLPRGGHGGGPGLAVHRPAVRGVLGRLRAHPASAAEAAARREQGPSGPAAGRPRGPAQPGPAPQPGGPHAEAVRDAGAAAAPGLLPGVPRSGAGAHVLLPVLAGLLPDPQGFLFKEMMTWVQGPDADSKAALRKRCCQKLEEMIHWLQMESLQPSAAKLSEMLPRVCEPSAPAPSPKEVPSQVSVLSGSPHESVMPSVPSWAPSLVVSPGKLDLATLESPAKKVLSPMHFTPTRRMLSETLLHFSRSEGCLSSSVPTTLREEPLPLEQTDWSRSQMLDLGPIDALNFFCEQQRVRQQRFLQEEQQGLHPSPSLSVPNTVLPQPRDCWHYPILRLQEAKLQRAPTRLRGWMRSQLWVARTLNASIRMLKLPLPRVELQPFPPDWPRPARPLPPLLLQPALQRYFLPDDTNPDSYS; encoded by the exons ATGGAGACCGAGGTGTCAGATGCGAGTGACAGCCAGCTTCTGGACCAGGACCTGTATGATACTGACAGCTACGACGTCCCGGACCCGGGGCTGCTCAAGGAAAGGAATG ACTCGTTTCCGGAGCCAGCCCCACCGCTTTTTACCAGCAGCTCGCGGCTGCAGAACATGACCCCGCGTGCCCGCGCCCGCCAGCTGTGGCTGCTCCTCCGTGCAGGCCTCCGAGACTTCGTGGAAAAG GAAAAGAGAGACGAGCTGTGTGTGGCACGCTTGACCCATGGGCTAGAGCTGCTGCGCCATCTGAAAGTGGCAGCCGAGCTGTGCTGGGTGGCACAGGATCCAGTGGGCAGACGCTTCGTGGTGCTGGATGGTGCCGGCTACCTCCACCTGCACAGAGAGAATGGCTGGGCTTATGAGAAGCTACAGGCCCCAGCCGTGCTCACTGGGCTGGTGGCTGTGCCTGGCCCCCTGGGTGCTGTGAGCCGCTTCGTGGGCTGGGGCCCGGAGGGGCTGGCCATACTAAGGCCTGACTTCAGCCTATTGTGGCTGAGCAAGCCAGGGGTGGGTGGGATGCCGGACCACCAGCCCATCTGCTGCCTGCCAGTACCCAGCCTGGGGCTGTTGCTAGTGGCATTGGCAGGTGGCAGCCTGGCACTCTGGAAATTCCGCTCAGGGGGTCGCCGCCTGGTGCTGTGGGGCTCACCTCTGCGGCTGCCACCAAGCTCTGCAGGTACACTCACCCGTTTGGTTCTGGGGCCCCTGTCTTCCCACCAAGTCCCATGCTGCTTCGCGGCCTATGGCTCTGCCGTGCTCATCTTTGATCTGCACACCTGGGCCCTCGTAGACGTCCGCCGGGACCTGCACAAAAT CACTATCTCGGACTTGGCCTACTGCCTGGAGGTAGACGCCGTGGTGACAGCCTCTCGGGACAGCACGGTGAAGGTGTGGGAGACCGACTGGCGGCTCCGGATGGTGTTCATGGGCCACACAG GCCCCGTGACCGCCGTGGCCGTGCTCCCCAACTCATCCCTGGTGCTGTCCGCCTCGCAGGACGGGACGCTGCGCACGTGGGACCTGCAGGCGGCCGCCCAGGTGGGCGAGGTGGCGCTGAGCGGCTGGGCCCGAGGCGCGGCGGCACCGCGCGTGGACCGCCTGCTGGCGCCCGCGGGCCCGGGCTGCCCGGTGCTGTCGCTGAGCGCGCGCGGCGTGGCCCTGTGGCGCCCCCGCGAGCTGTACGCCCCGCTGGCGCGGCTGCCGGCGCCGGTGCTGCTCGTGCAGGTGGCGCCCGCGCtgcccgccgccccgcgcgccccgctgCCCGCGCGCCTCGTGTGCGCCTGCGCCGACGGCTCGGTCCACCTGCTGGCGGCGGCCACGGGGCGCCCGGTGAGCGCGCTGCTGCTGGGGGCCGCCGAGCCCGCGGCCGCGCTGCTCTACTGCCTGCCCCGCGAGGCGCTGTGGCTGCTGACGCGCGCCGGCCACCTGCTGTGCGCCTCGGCCGCGCGCCGCCCCATGCgcctgcggctgcggctgcgccccccgcccgcccccgcgccgcggcCCTGCTGCCTGCACCTGTACAGCCACCTGGCCGACCCGCGCAGCGCCCTGGCCGCCTGGGAGGCCGTGCGCCGCCGCGGCGGGGAGCTGCCCCCCGGCCGCCTGGCCGGCGCCTGGGACGACAAGAACCG GTACCTGCCCGTGCTGGGCCACACGGATGGCACCCTGTCGGTCCTTGAGTGGCGCCACGCGAAGACCGTCTTCCACACGGCGGCACACAGCCCGGGCCCGGTCACCGCCATTGCGTCCACCTGGAACAGCGTCGTGTCCTCGG GCGGCGACCTGACCGTGAAGATGTGGCGCGTCTACCCCTACGCCGAGGAGAGCCTGAGCCTGCTGCGGACCTTTTCCTGCTGGCACCCGGTGGTGGTGCTCTGTGCGCTGGGGAAGCGCGTCACTGTGGGCTTTGAGGACCCCGACACCGCCACCTACGGCTTGGTGCAGTTCGGCCTGGGCAACAGCCCCCGCTGTGACCACCGGCCCCAGGACGACCACACGGACCACATCACTG GCCTGTGCTGCTGCCCCACGCTCAAGCTGTACGCCTCTTCCAGCCTGGACTGCACCGTCCGCATCTGGACGGCGGAGAACCGCCTGCTGcggtgggctggggctgggagggcagagggcggggtgggggcctgCGGGCCACTGGCTGGGGTCtcctacctccacccccaccagagCCTGGCGGCTTGGGGGCGGGGTTGTCCCTGTCCCGGCTTCCTGCTTGGTGGAGCGGGCCAGACCCTTGCCCTGCACGCCCCCAGGCTCCTGAAGCTGGACAGCCCCCCTCAGGCCCTGGCCTTCTGCAGCAACAGTGGGGACCTGGTGTTGGCTCTGGGCTCCCGACTCTGCCTGGTGTCTCATAGGCTCTACTTGCCCACATCCTACCTGGTCAAG AAGCTGTGCCAGAATGTCCCTGAGGTGCTGGATGACCCTCCACTGCCCCTGACCAGCCAAGAGTCGCTGACCTCAGCCCAGCTGCAGAGGCTCGCCAAGCTGCATGGGGCGGCCAGTCTTAG CACAGACTTGTCTTTCATCCATCACCAGACGGGAACACCTCAGCAACCAGTGttggaggag GACTTGGAAGCCCTAGTTACTCGGGATCAAGACCTTCAGCAGCTGAGACTGGGGCTGGTGGTCCCGGCAGCCCAGCCCCCACTTTCCTGGCAACAGCAGCAGGAGGCCTTTGACAACTACCTGCGCCTGGTCTATGGCCCGGGCTTTCTG GGCGTGCCTTCTGGAAGGGAGTCCCAGCAGGAGAGCACTGTGACCCTCATAGTAGAGAGAGAGACCTGGGACGTGTGCACCTTGCCCAGAGCTGCCAGCAGTGTTCGGCAGGCGGGGGTCTGTGCCGAAGCCCCAACAGTGCCAGCAGCCCACTCCCTACAGGACCTGGGAGCCGTGGGCCAGCACCTTGCCCACCCTCCCCGAGTCCCCAtgcccaccccacacacacaccgggGGGTGCACAGCAGGGCATCCCAG CTGCTGGCCCGCTCCTCCCTGAGCAGTAGCCTGGGCCTCAGTCTGGACCTGCAGCTGCAGCTGGAGCGGCTCCCAGGGGAGAAGCGTGTGGGCCCGGGCCCACTGACCCCcaaccttcagcacagg gTTCCCCTCTTGACAAAGAGGCGGCCCAGGGAGCTTCTTTCCAACCTCCGAGGCTTCTTTCCTGCCGCCATTGAGCACTACAAG AACCTGCAGACGCCCATCCGCTTCCCGGGCAGCGTGCCCAACTCCGTGGTCCTGCAGCACATGTGGCTTCCCGGGGAGGTCAGCGGCCTCGGGGCCCTCGCCCAGATCTCCAGCCGAGGCAGACACAAG GCGAGGAGGAGCCTGGATGACGTGTGGCTGCCGCGGCGCATCAGGCGGCGCCAAGCCAGGTATCACCAGAAGCTGATCCAGTggttgggggaagaggaggagaaggaggacgaggaggaggaggagcggaaTCTGGACTGGGCCTCAGATTACCTGAGCGCAGAGGAGCAGCTCTCGGAGTTGGAGGAGCTGGAGGCGCAG gcccccgAGAACCTGGCCCTGCAGCTCCGGCAGCGCGCGGGCGCCAGGACCGACGCCAGCTCTCGCCGCTTCTCGTACCCCTACGGGCGCTCGCTCTGGAAACAGCGCTACGGGCATCTGCCCAGGTTCCTGCACTTCTTCGTCGTCCAGAACTGGTTCCAAAAGCTCTTCCCCGTCTTCACCCTGGAGGTTCGGGGGCTCGGGCGCCGGGGAGGCCCAGGCTGGTGGGGGCGGTGGGGCGTGCAGGGCGCAGGGCGTCAGCGCGCGGTGCCCGCAGGCCTACCCCGAGGTGGGCACGGCGGAGGGCCTGGCCTCGCTGTTCACCGACCTGCTGTCCGAGGCGTCCTGGGCCGACTGCGTGCACATCCTGCGAGCGCTGCTGAGGCTGCTGCCCGACGTGAGCAGGGACCTTCGGGACCGGCTGCAGGACGTCCTCGTGGGCCTGCTCAACCTGGACCAGCCCCCCAGCCTGGAG GACCCCACGCAGAAGCGGTTCGTGATGCTGGCGCTGCAGCTGCTCCTGGCCTGCTCCCTGGAGTCCCGCGAAGTGGTGCTGGAGCTCATGTCCTACTTCCTGTACTCGCCGGCCTCCTGCCG GACCCACAGGGCTTCCTGTTCAAGGAGATGATGACCTGGGTCCAGGGCCCCGACGCCGACTCCAAGGCTGCCCTGCGCAAACGCTGCTGCCAGAAGCTGGAGGAAATGATCCACTGGCTGCAG ATGGAGTCCTTGCAGCCTTCTGCAGCCAAGTTGTCAGAGATGCTGCCCAGGGTCTGCGAGCCCTCGGCACCCGCACCTTCTCCCAAAGAGGTGCCGTCACAGGTCTCTGTGCTCTCCGGGTCACCTCATGAATCAGTGATGCCCTCGGTCCCTTCCTGGGCCCCCTCGCTAGTGGTCTCACCCGGGAAGCTGGACTTGGCCACCCTGGAGTCCCCAGCCAAGAAGGTGCTTTCACCGATGCACTTCACGCCGACCAGGCGCATGCTGTCCGAGACCCTGCTGCACTTCTCCCGCTCTGAGGGCTGCTTGAGCTCCTCAGTGCCCACCACGCTTCGGGAAGAGCCACTGCCGCTGGAGCAGACGGACTGGTCACGGTCACAGATGCTCGACCTGGGCCCCATTGATGCGCTGAACTTCTTCTGTGAGCAGCAGCGGGTCCGGCAGCAGCGCTTcctgcaggaggagcagcagggcctGCACCCCAGCCCAAGCCTGTCGGTGCCCAACACAGTACTGCCTCAGCCCCGGGACTGCTG GCACTACCCCATCCTCCGGCTTCAGGAAGCCAAGCTCCAGAGGGCTCCAACGAGACTGAGGG GCTGGATGCGGTCCCAGCTCTGGGTGGCCCGTACCCTCAATGCCTCCATCCGGATGCTGAAGCTGCCACTGCCGAGGGTGGAACTTCAGCCTTTCCCCCCCGACTGGCCCAGGCCTGCCCGTCCGCTGCCCCCACTGCTCCTGCAACCCGCTTTGCAGCGATACTTTCTGCCAGATGACACGAACCCTGACAGCTACAGTTGA
- the WDR97 gene encoding WD repeat-containing protein 97 isoform X4, giving the protein METEVSDASDSQLLDQDLYDTDSYDVPDPGLLKERNDSFPEPAPPLFTSSSRLQNMTPRARARQLWLLLRAGLRDFVEKEKRDELCVARLTHGLELLRHLKVAAELCWVAQDPVGRRFVVLDGAGYLHLHRENGWAYEKLQAPAVLTGLVAVPGPLGAVSRFVGWGPEGLAILRPDFSLLWLSKPGVGGMPDHQPICCLPVPSLGLLLVALAGGSLALWKFRSGGRRLVLWGSPLRLPPSSAGTLTRLVLGPLSSHQVPCCFAAYGSAVLIFDLHTWALVDVRRDLHKITISDLAYCLEVDAVVTASRDSTVKVWETDWRLRMVFMGHTGPVTAVAVLPNSSLVLSASQDGTLRTWDLQAAAQVGEVALSGWARGAAAPRVDRLLAPAGPGCPVLSLSARGVALWRPRELYAPLARLPAPVLLVQVAPALPAAPRAPLPARLVCACADGSVHLLAAATGRPVSALLLGAAEPAAALLYCLPREALWLLTRAGHLLCASAARRPMRLRLRLRPPPAPAPRPCCLHLYSHLADPRSALAAWEAVRRRGGELPPGRLAGAWDDKNRYLPVLGHTDGTLSVLEWRHAKTVFHTAAHSPGPVTAIASTWNSVVSSGGDLTVKMWRVYPYAEESLSLLRTFSCWHPVVVLCALGKRVTVGFEDPDTATYGLVQFGLGNSPRCDHRPQDDHTDHITGERAGKSKAQATVWPWSLTPSPGPSGLCCCPTLKLYASSSLDCTVRIWTAENRLLRWAGAGRAEGGVGACGPLAGVSYLHPHQSLAAWGRGCPCPGFLLGGAGQTLALHAPRLLKLDSPPQALAFCSNSGDLVLALGSRLCLVSHRLYLPTSYLVKKLCQNVPEVLDDPPLPLTSQESLTSAQLQRLAKLHGAASLSTDLSFIHHQTGTPQQPVLEEDLEALVTRDQDLQQLRLGLVVPAAQPPLSWQQQQEAFDNYLRLVYGPGFLGVPSGRESQQESTVTLIVERETWDVCTLPRAASSVRQAGVCAEAPTVPAAHSLQDLGAVGQHLAHPPRVPMPTPHTHRGVHSRASQLLARSSLSSSLGLSLDLQLQLERLPGEKRVGPGPLTPNLQHRVPLLTKRRPRELLSNLRGFFPAAIEHYKNLQTPIRFPGSVPNSVVLQHMWLPGEVSGLGALAQISSRGRHKARRSLDDVWLPRRIRRRQARYHQKLIQWLGEEEEKEDEEEEERNLDWASDYLSAEEQLSELEELEAQAPENLALQLRQRAGARTDASSRRFSYPYGRSLWKQRYGHLPRFLHFFVVQNWFQKLFPVFTLEAYPEVGTAEGLASLFTDLLSEASWADCVHILRALLRLLPDVSRDLRDRLQDVLVGLLNLDQPPSLEDPTQKRFVMLALQLLLACSLESREVVLELMSYFLYSPASCRPELKKLLDGLGLQDPQGFLFKEMMTWVQGPDADSKAALRKRCCQKLEEMIHWLQMESLQPSAAKLSEMLPRVCEPSAPAPSPKEVPSQVSVLSGSPHESVMPSVPSWAPSLVVSPGKLDLATLESPAKKVLSPMHFTPTRRMLSETLLHFSRSEGCLSSSVPTTLREEPLPLEQTDWSRSQMLDLGPIDALNFFCEQQRVRQQRFLQEEQQGLHPSPSLSVPNTVLPQPRDCWHYPILRLQEAKLQRAPTRLRGWMRSQLWVARTLNASIRMLKLPLPRVELQPFPPDWPRPARPLPPLLLQPALQRYFLPDDTNPDSYS; this is encoded by the exons ATGGAGACCGAGGTGTCAGATGCGAGTGACAGCCAGCTTCTGGACCAGGACCTGTATGATACTGACAGCTACGACGTCCCGGACCCGGGGCTGCTCAAGGAAAGGAATG ACTCGTTTCCGGAGCCAGCCCCACCGCTTTTTACCAGCAGCTCGCGGCTGCAGAACATGACCCCGCGTGCCCGCGCCCGCCAGCTGTGGCTGCTCCTCCGTGCAGGCCTCCGAGACTTCGTGGAAAAG GAAAAGAGAGACGAGCTGTGTGTGGCACGCTTGACCCATGGGCTAGAGCTGCTGCGCCATCTGAAAGTGGCAGCCGAGCTGTGCTGGGTGGCACAGGATCCAGTGGGCAGACGCTTCGTGGTGCTGGATGGTGCCGGCTACCTCCACCTGCACAGAGAGAATGGCTGGGCTTATGAGAAGCTACAGGCCCCAGCCGTGCTCACTGGGCTGGTGGCTGTGCCTGGCCCCCTGGGTGCTGTGAGCCGCTTCGTGGGCTGGGGCCCGGAGGGGCTGGCCATACTAAGGCCTGACTTCAGCCTATTGTGGCTGAGCAAGCCAGGGGTGGGTGGGATGCCGGACCACCAGCCCATCTGCTGCCTGCCAGTACCCAGCCTGGGGCTGTTGCTAGTGGCATTGGCAGGTGGCAGCCTGGCACTCTGGAAATTCCGCTCAGGGGGTCGCCGCCTGGTGCTGTGGGGCTCACCTCTGCGGCTGCCACCAAGCTCTGCAGGTACACTCACCCGTTTGGTTCTGGGGCCCCTGTCTTCCCACCAAGTCCCATGCTGCTTCGCGGCCTATGGCTCTGCCGTGCTCATCTTTGATCTGCACACCTGGGCCCTCGTAGACGTCCGCCGGGACCTGCACAAAAT CACTATCTCGGACTTGGCCTACTGCCTGGAGGTAGACGCCGTGGTGACAGCCTCTCGGGACAGCACGGTGAAGGTGTGGGAGACCGACTGGCGGCTCCGGATGGTGTTCATGGGCCACACAG GCCCCGTGACCGCCGTGGCCGTGCTCCCCAACTCATCCCTGGTGCTGTCCGCCTCGCAGGACGGGACGCTGCGCACGTGGGACCTGCAGGCGGCCGCCCAGGTGGGCGAGGTGGCGCTGAGCGGCTGGGCCCGAGGCGCGGCGGCACCGCGCGTGGACCGCCTGCTGGCGCCCGCGGGCCCGGGCTGCCCGGTGCTGTCGCTGAGCGCGCGCGGCGTGGCCCTGTGGCGCCCCCGCGAGCTGTACGCCCCGCTGGCGCGGCTGCCGGCGCCGGTGCTGCTCGTGCAGGTGGCGCCCGCGCtgcccgccgccccgcgcgccccgctgCCCGCGCGCCTCGTGTGCGCCTGCGCCGACGGCTCGGTCCACCTGCTGGCGGCGGCCACGGGGCGCCCGGTGAGCGCGCTGCTGCTGGGGGCCGCCGAGCCCGCGGCCGCGCTGCTCTACTGCCTGCCCCGCGAGGCGCTGTGGCTGCTGACGCGCGCCGGCCACCTGCTGTGCGCCTCGGCCGCGCGCCGCCCCATGCgcctgcggctgcggctgcgccccccgcccgcccccgcgccgcggcCCTGCTGCCTGCACCTGTACAGCCACCTGGCCGACCCGCGCAGCGCCCTGGCCGCCTGGGAGGCCGTGCGCCGCCGCGGCGGGGAGCTGCCCCCCGGCCGCCTGGCCGGCGCCTGGGACGACAAGAACCG GTACCTGCCCGTGCTGGGCCACACGGATGGCACCCTGTCGGTCCTTGAGTGGCGCCACGCGAAGACCGTCTTCCACACGGCGGCACACAGCCCGGGCCCGGTCACCGCCATTGCGTCCACCTGGAACAGCGTCGTGTCCTCGG GCGGCGACCTGACCGTGAAGATGTGGCGCGTCTACCCCTACGCCGAGGAGAGCCTGAGCCTGCTGCGGACCTTTTCCTGCTGGCACCCGGTGGTGGTGCTCTGTGCGCTGGGGAAGCGCGTCACTGTGGGCTTTGAGGACCCCGACACCGCCACCTACGGCTTGGTGCAGTTCGGCCTGGGCAACAGCCCCCGCTGTGACCACCGGCCCCAGGACGACCACACGGACCACATCACTGGTGAGCGGGCGGGCAAGAGCAAAGCCCAAGCCACCGTGTGGCCCTGGTCCCTGACCCCAAGCCCTGGTCCCTCAGGCCTGTGCTGCTGCCCCACGCTCAAGCTGTACGCCTCTTCCAGCCTGGACTGCACCGTCCGCATCTGGACGGCGGAGAACCGCCTGCTGcggtgggctggggctgggagggcagagggcggggtgggggcctgCGGGCCACTGGCTGGGGTCtcctacctccacccccaccagagCCTGGCGGCTTGGGGGCGGGGTTGTCCCTGTCCCGGCTTCCTGCTTGGTGGAGCGGGCCAGACCCTTGCCCTGCACGCCCCCAGGCTCCTGAAGCTGGACAGCCCCCCTCAGGCCCTGGCCTTCTGCAGCAACAGTGGGGACCTGGTGTTGGCTCTGGGCTCCCGACTCTGCCTGGTGTCTCATAGGCTCTACTTGCCCACATCCTACCTGGTCAAG AAGCTGTGCCAGAATGTCCCTGAGGTGCTGGATGACCCTCCACTGCCCCTGACCAGCCAAGAGTCGCTGACCTCAGCCCAGCTGCAGAGGCTCGCCAAGCTGCATGGGGCGGCCAGTCTTAG CACAGACTTGTCTTTCATCCATCACCAGACGGGAACACCTCAGCAACCAGTGttggaggag GACTTGGAAGCCCTAGTTACTCGGGATCAAGACCTTCAGCAGCTGAGACTGGGGCTGGTGGTCCCGGCAGCCCAGCCCCCACTTTCCTGGCAACAGCAGCAGGAGGCCTTTGACAACTACCTGCGCCTGGTCTATGGCCCGGGCTTTCTG GGCGTGCCTTCTGGAAGGGAGTCCCAGCAGGAGAGCACTGTGACCCTCATAGTAGAGAGAGAGACCTGGGACGTGTGCACCTTGCCCAGAGCTGCCAGCAGTGTTCGGCAGGCGGGGGTCTGTGCCGAAGCCCCAACAGTGCCAGCAGCCCACTCCCTACAGGACCTGGGAGCCGTGGGCCAGCACCTTGCCCACCCTCCCCGAGTCCCCAtgcccaccccacacacacaccgggGGGTGCACAGCAGGGCATCCCAG CTGCTGGCCCGCTCCTCCCTGAGCAGTAGCCTGGGCCTCAGTCTGGACCTGCAGCTGCAGCTGGAGCGGCTCCCAGGGGAGAAGCGTGTGGGCCCGGGCCCACTGACCCCcaaccttcagcacagg gTTCCCCTCTTGACAAAGAGGCGGCCCAGGGAGCTTCTTTCCAACCTCCGAGGCTTCTTTCCTGCCGCCATTGAGCACTACAAG AACCTGCAGACGCCCATCCGCTTCCCGGGCAGCGTGCCCAACTCCGTGGTCCTGCAGCACATGTGGCTTCCCGGGGAGGTCAGCGGCCTCGGGGCCCTCGCCCAGATCTCCAGCCGAGGCAGACACAAG GCGAGGAGGAGCCTGGATGACGTGTGGCTGCCGCGGCGCATCAGGCGGCGCCAAGCCAGGTATCACCAGAAGCTGATCCAGTggttgggggaagaggaggagaaggaggacgaggaggaggaggagcggaaTCTGGACTGGGCCTCAGATTACCTGAGCGCAGAGGAGCAGCTCTCGGAGTTGGAGGAGCTGGAGGCGCAG gcccccgAGAACCTGGCCCTGCAGCTCCGGCAGCGCGCGGGCGCCAGGACCGACGCCAGCTCTCGCCGCTTCTCGTACCCCTACGGGCGCTCGCTCTGGAAACAGCGCTACGGGCATCTGCCCAGGTTCCTGCACTTCTTCGTCGTCCAGAACTGGTTCCAAAAGCTCTTCCCCGTCTTCACCCTGGAG GCCTACCCCGAGGTGGGCACGGCGGAGGGCCTGGCCTCGCTGTTCACCGACCTGCTGTCCGAGGCGTCCTGGGCCGACTGCGTGCACATCCTGCGAGCGCTGCTGAGGCTGCTGCCCGACGTGAGCAGGGACCTTCGGGACCGGCTGCAGGACGTCCTCGTGGGCCTGCTCAACCTGGACCAGCCCCCCAGCCTGGAG GACCCCACGCAGAAGCGGTTCGTGATGCTGGCGCTGCAGCTGCTCCTGGCCTGCTCCCTGGAGTCCCGCGAAGTGGTGCTGGAGCTCATGTCCTACTTCCTGTACTCGCCGGCCTCCTGCCG GCCTGAGCTCAAGAAGCTGCTGGACGGGCTGGGCCTGCAGGACCCACAGGGCTTCCTGTTCAAGGAGATGATGACCTGGGTCCAGGGCCCCGACGCCGACTCCAAGGCTGCCCTGCGCAAACGCTGCTGCCAGAAGCTGGAGGAAATGATCCACTGGCTGCAG ATGGAGTCCTTGCAGCCTTCTGCAGCCAAGTTGTCAGAGATGCTGCCCAGGGTCTGCGAGCCCTCGGCACCCGCACCTTCTCCCAAAGAGGTGCCGTCACAGGTCTCTGTGCTCTCCGGGTCACCTCATGAATCAGTGATGCCCTCGGTCCCTTCCTGGGCCCCCTCGCTAGTGGTCTCACCCGGGAAGCTGGACTTGGCCACCCTGGAGTCCCCAGCCAAGAAGGTGCTTTCACCGATGCACTTCACGCCGACCAGGCGCATGCTGTCCGAGACCCTGCTGCACTTCTCCCGCTCTGAGGGCTGCTTGAGCTCCTCAGTGCCCACCACGCTTCGGGAAGAGCCACTGCCGCTGGAGCAGACGGACTGGTCACGGTCACAGATGCTCGACCTGGGCCCCATTGATGCGCTGAACTTCTTCTGTGAGCAGCAGCGGGTCCGGCAGCAGCGCTTcctgcaggaggagcagcagggcctGCACCCCAGCCCAAGCCTGTCGGTGCCCAACACAGTACTGCCTCAGCCCCGGGACTGCTG GCACTACCCCATCCTCCGGCTTCAGGAAGCCAAGCTCCAGAGGGCTCCAACGAGACTGAGGG GCTGGATGCGGTCCCAGCTCTGGGTGGCCCGTACCCTCAATGCCTCCATCCGGATGCTGAAGCTGCCACTGCCGAGGGTGGAACTTCAGCCTTTCCCCCCCGACTGGCCCAGGCCTGCCCGTCCGCTGCCCCCACTGCTCCTGCAACCCGCTTTGCAGCGATACTTTCTGCCAGATGACACGAACCCTGACAGCTACAGTTGA